The following proteins are co-located in the Candidatus Methanoperedens sp. genome:
- a CDS encoding bifunctional nuclease family protein, whose amino-acid sequence MNGTTLQVNIKGVYLIEKAPGPVPIVLLEDEAKRMMPIYIGISEAISINSALNHEIPPRPMTHDLFVSLLTRLDSTIDDILIDELNEGVYYARMTVSMDGKSFELDARPSDCIAIALRCGAPIHIRDNVLSEAVMSKEELQDVVPLESYISG is encoded by the coding sequence ATGAACGGGACTACTTTACAGGTAAATATAAAAGGGGTATATCTTATTGAGAAAGCGCCAGGCCCGGTGCCGATCGTATTGCTGGAAGATGAGGCAAAACGCATGATGCCGATATATATCGGAATATCTGAAGCGATATCCATAAATTCTGCCCTTAATCATGAAATACCACCCAGGCCGATGACACATGACCTTTTTGTCTCTTTACTGACCCGTCTTGATTCAACGATAGATGACATCCTGATAGACGAGTTAAATGAAGGGGTTTATTATGCGAGAATGACAGTTTCCATGGATGGAAAGAGTTTTGAACTGGACGCAAGGCCAAGCGACTGCATAGCGATAGCTCTTCGATGCGGCGCCCCGATACATATAAGGGATAATGTGCTTTCAGAAGCGGTAATGTCGAAAGAAGAGCTTCA